CTGTATTTTCCGATGGGTTTGCTGGAGAACAAAGTTCTGTTGTGTACAGTGcttttctcccttctcccagaCTCTGTTCCCTCAACACCTAAAAATTCAGGGATCCTTGATCACAACTAACAGAAGGATTTCCGCAGTGTTAGAGGAAAGGAAGGGCGGATGTGATGTTATTTAAAGAGCAACTCCCGTCTAACTCTCAGACTCACTAGTGATTTGACAGAATCTTCCACTCTTTTCTCCCCTCTGAGGCTCAAATCCTTTTCACCCTTGAAGGCATCAATTGCACCTAAGCAGAAGCCAATCTTCACATATCTTCTTTCATACTAAATGTAAAATCAGATTCAAAGTACCAATACAAATACTCAGGAGAAATGGAATAGCAAACACCATGGCACAATATATGCAATCTATACACATTTGCACAAGGGGAATCTTGTACATAAACGTAAGCAATTTTGCTTTGCTTAATCTGCAGTACAGGACATGTCCCCATTTCAACCTTTTCATTCTAATTTTTTGCTTTAGCAGctaattttttattattgtgGGCCATTTCCTAAAATGTTTCAGAGTACTCCAGCATTCTGATGGCACAGGGAGGGGTTTTAATGTTCATTTTATTAACCAAGTTGATTTTATGACTTGGTTGGACATGTTGATTTATTTGGTTAATATTTGTACTGTtattttccacattttatttttgtttcaaaaggtCTGTAGGCACATGGAACTGAGGAGTATTCCATTAACAAGACATTTATGTGACTTATAGTTAACAAAGAAATAGAAATTGCAACAATGGAATAAATTTAAGAAGAAAATAAATCAGAGCTTTCTCCTTAATCTGGTTTTCACATGCAAGAATGTAAGATCATCATACTGGGAGATTTTGTGGAAAATCAGGACATGAGACAAATTGGGCAGTTGCCTGACTGACATAAGAAATATCTACTGTACTTCCTTTTGTCCATCAAAAGGAATTAAGCCTCCAGTGGAATCCTCCAATGCATgctaaggaaaagaaaaacctttATTGCAAACCTTACAGAGAATTCCTTTATTAGAGAACCCCTTCTTCAGAGGagcaaacttaaaaataaaataaaaattatagaTAGCCATGCTTGCTTTACAGGCCAGCCTTTGACCAATATTCTGGCACATAGCAGTAAGGGACTTACTGGTTGTTAACTCACGAGTTAGAAAGTTCAGCAATCAGTCTGACAGATTCcaagacatggtgggtgaggtaatatctccaCAGCAGCCCCATCTCCAGGACCTACATAAGCAAATGAATGCCCTACTCCCATCCAGCATTCAGAATATCCACCCCTCCTGACTCCACTCCAACACAGAAGTTCCTGCAGCCTAAGGCTGCAGTAAACTCATGTAACTGTTATAAGAAAGAGAAAGCAGGGACCAGAAAGAAGGAAACAAAGTGATCTCCCATTGAGTGGGGACATGGGTGTATTCAGAAGGAGTTCTGACCTACCCCTCCTGCAACTGGCCTTTAGAGACTCTTTCCCACAGCTGATCTCTCCAAAGGCTGAGAAGAGGAATGGGGAGGTAAGTATCACAGATTCTGCTTGTTGGACAAGAAGCAAAGGCAAACCACCTGATATACACTCTGCTGTAGCATCTCTAGGGTGGAGCACCAGCTCAGAATTCTAACTGCTAGGTAACAGAGTTCCAGCCAGCTCTCCAAACAGAAGTTCAGTATGGCCAGGTTTTGTGCCCTTATATGACATAAGACTGGCTTCACATGCAAAAGAACTTTCCTCTCCACTGCTATTTGCACAAAGGTGGCTTGCAGTGAGGGCGTTGCTAGCAGAAGTGAATTAGTCCCTAGATTTGTAAACCATCATGCACACCTGTGGTGCTATAGTAAAAATTTGTTAAACTAAGAgttagtctacactggcaatgctaaagcgctgccacagcagcactttaAAGTGCCTTCTGTGGTTGCAGTCCACTTCAACCAGGGgcgcagctcccagcgctggggcagttTACACTGgagctttacagcactgcaacttgctgcgctcaggggggtgttttttcactcccctgagcgagaaagttgcagcgctgttaattgccagtgtagacaagccctaatattATTTTTTGAAAAGTAAAAGATTTGTTCAACTTTAAGACATTTCTGTAACTTGCGGAATAACTGTTAACTCTTATTACCTTATTAAATAGTACCCACAGTTAGTCATCAGTATGTATAGGGTCAATTAAACACTTTTTACCAGTTAATATCTATGCAATATGTAATTTGCTTTTCCCCAACTTGTCACTGCTGCAGTGGAATTCCAATTGCATAACTGGAAACTGTCCTTCAAGGAAACAAGCAGACCTTCAAtatgttttctcttttttaaagatttcaTTCTAAGCTCAAGAAAACAATAGCACATCTAGATCATATGGCCCTGTTTAGAAGAGAAGTTATGCAGTTTTCTGGATTCCATAAACTTCAGTAGGTCACATATAGGGCTCTTTGACTGGGTTGATCAGGAAGGTCAGAGAAGAGTATGAAGGGGAAGAGTATCCAATTGAAGAGCATGGAGTTATGAAGCTGCTATGGGTGACACAGGTGGGACAAGCCAGGGAACATAGTTAAATGAGCTTTGTCATTTATTTCTTGGCTGCCATTTCCTGCATATCTGGGATATACTGACCAGGCTCAGGGCATCTCCTACCTTTAGTTTTATATAGAATACTTAGGCTGGGTGGGATCCAAGTCTGCTTCTGAGAATGGAGTAGGATTAGGCAGCCATAAAAAGATGAAATCAGCTAGAGgaaattctctggaataaaagcaGCTTTATTGTAGCTGTGATACCCTAGAGGCTCACAGAGCATATGCAAGCTACTCACCCATGGAAATAATTATAAAGGGCTGGATAAGCATCATAATCAAAAATCCAAAGCCTCAAATGCAAGAGTCACATTGCTAGCACACATTTTTGCATATTCAAATGATGGTAAACAGTAGGCAAACTAGTTAAAAAAGCAGTAGTAAATCTGAAGAAAAACCTTTTTTTGATACCAATCCTGCAAGTCCTTATATAGTTGTCCCATGGATCAGGCACTTTTTCAGTTACAATGACTCATAAAAAATAGATTTAGAGAAAATCAAAAAGATGTTAAAAATAACAGAAAGCATTTTGAGCCAAAGTAGTGATTTAAGAGGTTTGTTAAGTTGCTTAATATCACCACACACAATTACAGGTAACCTACTAAGGAAAAGAGGTTAATCTGTGATTTTGTTACATTTTTATATTGTAACTAAAACtgccagaaaatattttttttcctatttatttCCATTATACATTCAGGTTTTGTCTATCATGTTTCACTTaacaaattttgcagatgactcAAGATATAGCTTGATTATCATGTCACAAATACCAAACAAGTAACGTCTATTCAATTCAGAGGGAGTGATTTTTACTCAAACtgatttcttgtttgtttttcttagcaGCTATTGAACTCAAACACTTAACAAAAAATTGGAAGAAAGGCTCTTTTGCTACACATTTACCCTTTCCTTTCAGGTAGGTGCTGTAAAATCTCCCAAACCACATCTTCGGGTCCCCTAAGGAAGGTTGATATTTGaagattaaaaaacccacaaacattcATTTATTTTAGAAATCAAACCCTTTAGAGCTATCTTAATACTACACTATcagtaaataaaaatgaagaggCAAAGGCCCTCTTCAAGTCACGTTTAAGACTTGAACCACTGTGATGCATACCAAAACTAGTAACTTGAGACTTTGGTGACAGGTACTCTAGTTCTCCCCCTTCTTACCTTAAAAATTAGCTTCTTTCATTAGAGACTGGCATATTGCTACTTCACCCTCCCATAGCCAGCCTTAACTACAAGCTGAATTATGAGTATGTGGGCACAGACTGGTCTTAGGCCAATAAATAGATTACACTTCCCCAAAAAGGTGAAATAATCACCATGTAGAGTTTAGCAAAACTAGCTGCAGCGTGAAAACCAAAGCTTGATTCCATGCACTACAGAACAGTTGGGGATAGCTATGAAATATccactgggtaaaattttcagaaggatcttaatcccattttcaaaaatgattcagGCATTTACAagatggattgatttaaatcaccaattttaatcattATTTACATCAGCAAGAAATCATTGATTTTAACCCTGTTTTGCATTTATACTTTAGccattttcctaaagaaaggtttgTTCTCATTGGTTGGTACAACCACTAAAACATATTGATTTGCAAATAAATATAACCTTTATACTAAATGTGGTACTTTTTGCTAACAGGAGAATACCCTGTATTTATACACACTTATTTAAACAATTCTATagtttaacatacatttattcatattcttaattatttcctttttattaGAAAATGGTTAATGATACATTTTTTATTTACTAGATTATTAATTTTTTACTGCGGATTTATGTTGATTTACATTGGATGGCAATTGGAACTAATTTGAAAATGcacaagaaaaacatttaaaaattgcttatcaataaaataaaactaccttaaatgtgctgaatACAGATTTATTTAACAAAGGAAGTATAAATTGTAGTTAGTGAATTGTCAGACTGGAAATCTGGCCTATGGTGACCAGGAAATAAAAAAGGGTATCTGGGGGCCAACAATGCTTATAGGCATCTAGCCTGATTAGatacttttcaaaatcccactaggagcctatctgcatatttaggcacctaaatacctttgaaaatctggcctcttgTCCTTCAACTTTTAGACTTAACAGATTTAATTCTCTTTCACACCTGGTTTTTATTCATATATTGGATGAAAACATGTTTTCCTGTTTTTTCAACTCCCGGTTGGTTCCTCAGTtttgaatgaattagtccaaatgaagaaaatattttctcttcatCTGCTagataaactgaaaacaaaagtaATTAAGGCAAAAGCTTTTCTGCTCAGCAGAAACTGAAAGTAAATGTAAATACTAGCATTCACTCAAttgaaaagattaaaaataatatagaTACTGAATGCGGTATTGTGACTTTATAAAGCTTAATTGACTGCAAAAGTTAGAGATGTTTCAGAGAATCCCCCCGATTCTCTGTATCATAAAAAAAGCTGAACTCATTAACTCATTAAAATTTGAGGAGGGCTcattaaagcagcatttttcttttatttatttaaattattttaatagattatagtaaatttaggccttaacataagccattttaaaaaggtttttaaaaataaaaaattaatttaaataaactcttattttgagttctttttaaatagatttttaccCATCCTGaacacttaggagcctaaatctcactcTCTTTCAATGAGACGAAGGCACCAAAATGCCTAAaactcttttaaaaatagaacCAAACCACTTTAAGCACTTTCAAAAATTTCACCCATTGTCTTCAGAAGGGAAGGAATAGGTTCATCTGTCTAAACAACTATGAGATATACGAGGTAAAGACAAAGGTACCAAGGAATTCCTCTCAAATTTTATCTGGAGTAATTATCAACCCCAAATAAGCTTAGCTAGACTAGAGGAAAGTTCCAAGTGGCACTTAAACCTGCCTCACCAACACAATATTAGAAACAATGACAAACATATGATGtaggaaaagcaacaaaaataattataataataattaaagttttttggttttggttttttttttttattctaattcCTTAGTTGTCACCCATTTGGACTTTCAGAGAACAGAGAATAACATCAGGGAACTAAAGCCAAGTCTGGTTTTGATATACATAATACTactttattctttttattttttcttacttttcttacagttttaaaaatgtacaggGGTTCAGAACCACCTCAATAAAACAATgcgtacatttttatttttaaagggactACTGTAGTCAAACCATTGGTGTGCAAAGAGGGTTGACTTCCATTATGAAAAGTCATAGGCACAACTTCATTATATGCATTTTGGTAAAATAAGGAACTATAGCACAGCTGTTAAGAGGAGCAATAGTtaggcctttttttaaaaaaaggaaacaaaccacCATCTGCGAAAATGGCACCTTGGgtcaaaaataatatttaaaatatttcactacCTGCCATACTATATCTGAAccccaggcaatttattacaCATGTAGTGCCCTTGCAAAGTATTTTATTTAAGCGGTGAACCTGAAAGGCAATACAAAAGGCAATACGGAGGCTCTTATCTGTATTTTATACTAAATTgtctctccacctcctcctctaaTAAGTATCTATTTAATAACTGCACAAAAGTATTTCTCTTAGAGCaagtaattctttttttaaatcctgtagaCTTAAAATTGACCTACTCCATATGCTATGAAACATTAGGCACAGACCACAtactttacattttcttttttaaaaaaatacaatatgtGCAAGCTAGGTTCACACAAAGGATTGGCAGCTACAACAGTAAGCTATTCAGACCCCACAgaaaagttattttccatttaaaaaaattttttaattCACTGAGCAGTGATGTTACACTGCTGTGTGTGGTTATCATATTTGCATTAGGATTATTTGTGTAACTGTTAAAGGAAAAGCTTTAGTACATCCTAAAGGACACCACATCAATACTGTGTGCTAATTCAGCAGGATACAGAGAACAAAGTTTGTAAAAGTTATTAGAATATGATGAATGCAATCATCAAGCTAGTAAAAATAGCCAGAATTTTCTGAAGGAAGAAGTTATTTGAAATTATGTTTATCTGACAGGCTCCTTCATTAACTAAATCACTTCTGAATAATGGAACCCAGGGTGCAGGGcatgaaaaaaatggaaatgggggggggggggggaaagcaggcTTTGTGGAAGCTGCACcagaaatgcaaaaaataaaactaactttATCCAAAAAGTGTACCCATCCGTTTCTTTAATTTGTATgaggtttttggggggagggaaagggtttAGCGGATATTTCTACAATTGAAAATAGTACAAGACACAAGCAAAGACTATGTGCAGCTGATTGTTAAATTGCAACATTTATTATGCATCCTCTGTTGATATCATTTATGGAGAGCCACCCACTGTgtttaaaaaagtttattttaatgcGAGAGACTACTGTATATCCTGCCACATATATAATATATGACTATTTCTCTACAAGGAAAAAAATTTAATAAGTCACTAATTTATCCTAAGGGGGGCCTGCTTTGAAGTGCCTGTTATATCATGCCCTGCGGAAGATATGAGATATTGATTTCTTTCATCTTCTGTTAAATTTCTGTCATACCACCACACAATTTCACAAGACCCATATTCATAATAATTTGTGTACCCTTTCAGTGCCCTTTAATAGCAACCTTTTCCTTTATTCCGAATTACTTCCAAACCCACATCTCATCTCATAGGAACTATTcaagtaaatatttctgttgtggCAAATTTCCAGATGTATCAAATGCTATCCAAACCCAATGTCAGATTgcatttcattagttgtcccagtTTTCTTTAAATGGAGCAGGAATTAGCCCGTTTTCTAGGTTTGGGGTCCCGTACATCCTTGTCTTTTAAACACATACAAGATGAACATATTGTCTCTGACAGTCTCCGGAGTCCCAGCCTGAAAACACTGTTGGAGAGGCTATATATCACACAGTTGCAGAAACTATTGCTTATAGCAAGCCATGTTGTTAAGAAGGAAAGTGCTGGATTATCCAGCACCCTAGAGCTCTCCAGCAGAAAGTATATGATATAGGGGAGCCAAAGCATGTAAAACACACTGGTTATCCGAAATAAAACCATGGCATAGCGGCGGTCAGGGCTGTGCCCAGTCTCTCCAGCAGCATCCACTTCATGGCTAGGAAAACGAGCTCTCCGGTCATTTATCTCTTTGGTGTGCTGCCGGCAAATTTTGAAGATGTGGAAATATGTGAAGCAGATTACCAAAGCAGCTGGAGCATATAGTAAGCACACAATAAAACCAGTAAAATAAGCATTGGTGAGCCAGGAGATAGCACACCATTCAAAAATATCACCATGGTAACCAGGTTTCCCCCAACCAAAAAAGGAAGGCAAGAAGATCAGACAAGAGTATATCCAGATTAAAATGATACAGATTCTCAAGCGACAAGGCGTGACCAGTTGATTATAGGAGAGAGGTTTTGTAATAGCAAGATAGCGGTCAACACTGATGCAAGCAAGACATGCCATGGAGACACTCTTCAGCACAGAGATGATATATCCAAAAACCTGACAAGTCAAGGACTCATGGACACCTGTAGAGTAGTGAAGCAATGATAATGTAGGAACCAGGCAGCTAACTCCAACAAAAAGATCAGCATAGGCCATGGTCTGAATAAAATAGCTGGTGGTATAATGATGTAAGAGCGGAGCACAGTGAAAGACAAATATTACAGTTAAATTACCAGCAATAATTAAAAATGTTAGCAAAACAATAATGACTGTCTCAAGGATGCAGATGTCGACTGCATTGTAGTGGCCAAATCCTAGCGGACAAGAGAGATGCTCAGACACATTCACAATGCTACTGCTCATGTTCAGAGTCCTCCATTCAGTCCATCTGGAGTGGTTCATGGTTTGGGATTCGGGAACACTGCAATCGGAGCTACGGTGAGCAAGTGACCTGCCCAACATCAGCTAAACTCTGCTTCAGAGTCTCATGATCTCGTTTTGCAGACACGGCCAGTACTTTTCTCAGGGAGGTTACAGTCTCATAGCTGTTGATGCCTCTTCAGCATCAATGCAACACTCTGACACACCTTAGCTttgaggaaaggaaaaaaaagccagaaagaagaaaaaaggccACTGACAGGTTTCCTCCAGTGCTCTTGATCCATCTTTGTCAAACACAAGGCACTTCTAAAGAAAACAGGTTCTTTTTACTGTATTTGTGgaagatgaaaataaaaacaaacaaaaaaaaggcaggggagggggagagacaggaaaaaGTCAactgcctcaaaaaaaaaattctgtgattGTTTTTTCCTGAGAAAGGCAGTTCTTTGGAATTAGCAAGAAAAATACAAAgaataaaaaggggaaaatatttcAATACAACACAGGTTTCATGA
This Chrysemys picta bellii isolate R12L10 chromosome 8, ASM1138683v2, whole genome shotgun sequence DNA region includes the following protein-coding sequences:
- the GPR52 gene encoding G-protein coupled receptor 52, which translates into the protein MLGRSLAHRSSDCSVPESQTMNHSRWTEWRTLNMSSSIVNVSEHLSCPLGFGHYNAVDICILETVIIVLLTFLIIAGNLTVIFVFHCAPLLHHYTTSYFIQTMAYADLFVGVSCLVPTLSLLHYSTGVHESLTCQVFGYIISVLKSVSMACLACISVDRYLAITKPLSYNQLVTPCRLRICIILIWIYSCLIFLPSFFGWGKPGYHGDIFEWCAISWLTNAYFTGFIVCLLYAPAALVICFTYFHIFKICRQHTKEINDRRARFPSHEVDAAGETGHSPDRRYAMVLFRITSVFYMLWLPYIIYFLLESSRVLDNPALSFLTTWLAISNSFCNCVIYSLSNSVFRLGLRRLSETICSSCMCLKDKDVRDPKPRKRANSCSI